One genomic region from Planifilum fulgidum encodes:
- a CDS encoding competence type IV pilus major pilin ComGC, whose product MDKGVLRDQRGLTLIEMLVVLFIIGVIVAIALPNLKAAGETAQEKACAANRRLIGAQADNFFLEVGRYPRGVAELRQRGFLRTEPACPAKGTYRIRPDASEEKRVNCTVHGDG is encoded by the coding sequence GTGGACAAAGGCGTGCTCCGCGATCAGCGGGGGCTCACGCTGATCGAGATGCTCGTGGTCTTGTTCATCATCGGGGTGATCGTGGCGATCGCTTTGCCCAATCTGAAAGCGGCGGGAGAAACGGCGCAGGAAAAGGCCTGTGCGGCCAATCGCCGGCTGATCGGCGCCCAGGCGGACAATTTCTTCCTGGAAGTGGGCAGGTATCCCAGGGGCGTGGCGGAACTGAGGCAAAGGGGGTTTTTGCGGACCGAACCCGCCTGTCCCGCAAAGGGAACGTACCGGATTCGGCCGGACGCCTCCGAAGAGAAGAGGGTGAATTGCACCGTCCATGGGGATGGATGA
- a CDS encoding pilus assembly FimT family protein, protein MRRDERGFTLAEIVTALMVLGVMAAAIPVFLEWRGAQHLASQRFEAQLLLQEKMERLQRETDLHPARGTEKRRGEAAKGTLYRIEWKKEVRGRLMRTDVMVAWKDAQGIDRKLRLRGLQFVP, encoded by the coding sequence ATGCGGCGGGATGAGAGGGGCTTTACTCTGGCTGAAATTGTGACCGCCCTGATGGTCCTCGGCGTGATGGCGGCGGCCATTCCCGTTTTTCTGGAATGGCGGGGAGCCCAGCATCTGGCGAGCCAACGGTTCGAGGCGCAACTCCTGCTGCAGGAGAAGATGGAACGCCTCCAGCGGGAAACCGATCTCCATCCAGCCCGCGGGACGGAGAAGCGCCGGGGCGAAGCCGCGAAGGGAACCCTTTACCGGATTGAATGGAAAAAGGAGGTTCGGGGGCGATTGATGCGCACGGATGTGATGGTGGCATGGAAGGATGCGCAAGGAATCGACAGGAAGCTGCGGTTAAGGGGACTTCAATTTGTCCCGTGA
- a CDS encoding GspH/FimT family pseudopilin, which translates to MGMDERRIRNEGGWTLVELVLTLTLLGLLAALAVPAFFQIGERLERKLTLDALASDLRLAQREAESRETVTELRIDPSGDGYRLVREGKTFRRASLRPRYRLSSNYPSGKILFRPSGQVRGGTLWLEREGKTVGRVVIQVASGRPRVEVDP; encoded by the coding sequence ATGGGGATGGATGAGCGAAGGATCAGAAATGAAGGCGGCTGGACCCTGGTGGAACTGGTCCTGACCTTGACCCTCCTCGGGCTGCTGGCCGCTTTGGCCGTCCCCGCCTTTTTTCAGATCGGAGAGCGGCTGGAGCGAAAACTCACCTTGGACGCCTTGGCTTCCGACCTCCGGTTGGCTCAGCGGGAGGCGGAAAGCCGGGAGACGGTGACGGAGCTCCGCATCGATCCCTCCGGGGACGGATACCGGCTGGTGCGGGAAGGGAAAACATTCCGCCGTGCATCCCTGCGGCCCCGTTACCGCCTGTCGAGCAATTATCCTTCGGGAAAAATCCTTTTTCGCCCATCGGGCCAGGTGCGGGGAGGCACCCTGTGGCTGGAGCGGGAGGGGAAAACGGTGGGACGCGTCGTGATTCAGGTCGCCTCCGGCCGCCCCCGAGTGGAGGTGGACCCCTGA